The DNA region CCTCGGTGCGCCGCCTGAAGGGGCCCTCGCGCCCGGTCAACGACGCCCATACCCGCGCGGTCATGCTCGCCTCGCTGGAGATGGTCGACCGGGTGGTGATCTTCGAGGAGGACACGCCCGAGGACCTCATCCGCGCGATCGAGCCGCACGTCCTCGTCAAGGGCGCCGACTACATCGCCGACGACCTGCCCGGCGCGGCCTTCGTCAAGTCGAGGGGCGGCGAGGTCGTGCTCGCTCCGCTGGTCGAGGGCCTGTCCACGAGCAATATCGTGAAGAAGCTCTCCGGGATGGATTGAGCCGTCAGGGCTTCGCCGCCGCAGCGACGCCATCCCCGCTCGCGGGAGAGGATGACCTATGTCGGCGCGCGCTTGCCCGGCCGCTCGTAGTGCACCGCATGGGCGGGCTCGCTCACCAGTTCGCGCTCCGGCCAGCGCAGGGCGGTGAGCGCACCCCCGAACACGCAGCCGGTATCGATGCAGACCGTGTTGTTGACCCATTCGGGGTCCTCGACCGGAGTGTGGCCGTAGACCACCGCCGGCGCGCCGGAATAGCTCTGCGCCCAGTCGGCGCGGATCGGCAGGCCGCGATAGTCGAGCTCCCCGGTCGGCTCGCCGAACATGGCATAGCCCTTCACCGCCCGGGAGCGCCGCCCGATCATTCCTGCGCGGATGCCGGCATGGGCGGCGACGAGCCGGCCGCGATCCAGCCAGACATGGCTCGGCAGGCCCTCGAGGAAATCGTGGGCGGCTTCTCGGAAGGCCTCGCTCTCGCGCCGGGCCTGCTCCACGGTGCGCTCCAGGCCCGCCTTGACCTCGACATCGCGCCCTTCCAGCCAGCGGCGGAACTTGTCGTCGTGATTGCCCATCACGACGTGGCCGCCGGCTTCGACCACCGCCATGGCGAGGCGCACGCAGTCCGGCGCCTTGGGCCCGCGGTCGACGAGATCGCCCAGCAGGACGATGCGGCGCCCGTCCGCCGGCGTGATCCGCGCCCGCCGCTCGGCGCTTTCCTCGAGCCATTCCACGCCGTGTCCGAGCTTCACGAGAAGCGCTTCCAGCTCGTCGGCGCAGCCATGGGCGTCGCCGACGATGTCGAACGGTCCGGTATCGGTGCGCCGGTCCTCGTCGAGCGGCTCGAAGGCGAGCGTGACGGCGACCGGATCGTCGAGGCGCGCGAGGTCGACGATCCTCTCGAAGCGCGCGCGTTCGACCTTGTTGATGAGCCGCTCGCCGTCCTCCAGCACGATGGCGACACACGGGGCATGCCAGCGCCGCGCGATCTGCAGCCAGCGATGGCGCCCGTCCGCGTCGAAGCGGTCGTTCTCCACGAGCGTTAGCCGGCGCTGTTCCAGGCGCGCCTCGGCGAGGGCCTCCTGTCCGCTCGCGCCCGGCTCGGTCGCGGCGCGCTCGGCCGGATCGAAATGGGTGCGCGCGAAGCGGTCGCGCAGCGCCCCGTCATCGCCGACCAGGACGATGAGGGCGAAGTCGGGAAGGGTGATGGCCGGGCCGGACATGGGATACGCCGTTTCGCTCTGCCCGGGTCAACGCGCTAGCCGTCGATCGGTTTGACCGGCGCGATCTCGACTTCCTCCACGCCCTCCAGCGGCGGTGCGTAGCGCGCCTCCTCTGCCATGATGGCGGTGAGTATCTCCATGCGCCGCACGGAATCGGCCTCGAGATCGGCATAGAACAGGTTGAACGGGGGCACGCGGCGCGTCTCCGCGAGCCGGTGCGGACGGCGCAGGACGCGCGAGCGCGGCGTCTCGATCATCAGGAGCCCGTTCTGGCACTGCGCCCCGGTCTGGTTGGCCAGCGGGGAGGGGTGGTCGCCGGGCGCGAGCCCCTCGGCCGCCGCCCCGCCGCGATGCAGGCGCGCCGGCGCGAAGTCCTCGCTCGTGCGCCACAGCAGCGGGTTCACGCACAGCGTGCCGCGCCCGGCCACGTAGTCGAGCCCGCCGTCCCCGGTCCAGGACATGCCGCGTTCGAGCAGCGCGTCGACCCGGTCGCGCTCGCCGGGCTCGATCGTCGCATAGGCGATGATGCAGCGCACCTGGTCGGGCTCCGCGCAGGCGGGCAGTTCGGCGAGCGGGCCGGCGAACAGGTCCAGCGGCACCGGCGCCTCCAGGATATAGGCCGCGGCGAGGCGGCGGCGCAGCTGCGGGGCGGGCGCGACCTGGTCGAGCAGCACGCCGAGCGCGTGAAGCCCGCCCTGCTGGCCCACCCCCACGACGATGAAGGGCCGGTCCTGCCCGATTTCCTGCAGGAAGCGAGCGAAGGCGCGCTGCACATCCTCATGGGCCTTGAGGCGGGCCTGGATGGAATCCTCGCGGTTGTTCATGAAGGCGTAGAGCGCGGCCTGGCGATAATGCGGCGCGTACACCGCCCCGGCG from Marinicauda algicola includes:
- a CDS encoding metallophosphoesterase encodes the protein MSGPAITLPDFALIVLVGDDGALRDRFARTHFDPAERAATEPGASGQEALAEARLEQRRLTLVENDRFDADGRHRWLQIARRWHAPCVAIVLEDGERLINKVERARFERIVDLARLDDPVAVTLAFEPLDEDRRTDTGPFDIVGDAHGCADELEALLVKLGHGVEWLEESAERRARITPADGRRIVLLGDLVDRGPKAPDCVRLAMAVVEAGGHVVMGNHDDKFRRWLEGRDVEVKAGLERTVEQARRESEAFREAAHDFLEGLPSHVWLDRGRLVAAHAGIRAGMIGRRSRAVKGYAMFGEPTGELDYRGLPIRADWAQSYSGAPAVVYGHTPVEDPEWVNNTVCIDTGCVFGGALTALRWPERELVSEPAHAVHYERPGKRAPT
- a CDS encoding DUF3089 domain-containing protein; translated protein: MIRRPPRFSSLWLTAIAAAGAAFLALALVASWVLRDQIYQTFLDPGVPYQTYEVPPAPDYTDPGGWAMKPVAMALTETEPVVFLVHPTTYDGGSQWNAPYDRPQEAEELAGIVLPNYAGPFFAAGAVYAPHYRQAALYAFMNNREDSIQARLKAHEDVQRAFARFLQEIGQDRPFIVVGVGQQGGLHALGVLLDQVAPAPQLRRRLAAAYILEAPVPLDLFAGPLAELPACAEPDQVRCIIAYATIEPGERDRVDALLERGMSWTGDGGLDYVAGRGTLCVNPLLWRTSEDFAPARLHRGGAAAEGLAPGDHPSPLANQTGAQCQNGLLMIETPRSRVLRRPHRLAETRRVPPFNLFYADLEADSVRRMEILTAIMAEEARYAPPLEGVEEVEIAPVKPIDG